The genome window catttcatatttaatCAGCACAAACTTACACTTGAATTTGCGCTGGGCCTCTCACCAACGGAGTTGTTCTATTATACGCTGGACTCGAATTTCGGTGGCTCACATTTTGGGAGTTGTTTATATTGTTCACTGAAATGTAAAATCACTTTGAAGTAAGTACgccgcggacgaatgtccaatagctacggacgaatgtccaatttTAGGACAAATACCTATCTCGCGGCTCAACGGAGCTCCGTTTCTATGACCCCAAAGGACACCACCACCACATTAGTGGGTAGATTCCGCCCTGGGCGAGGGGAGTCCCACATAACATAGCCCACTGACTGTCCCCATTGCATCGGCCAGTGGGTATGATgagcaaagcatttcccgatgAGAAAAAAAATGGTTATGATAGGTAGTCATCATACCTATCCAGGCCGTAGGTATTTTAGTAGTACCTAAGTATTGCGTTTTAAAAAGCCGATAAGTTACTCACAAGAAACCAGTAAAAACAACCACCAATGTATTGTCGCCATTAGGAAATCActtaaaaaacacaaaatactCGCTCTGAAAGCACGTCTCTGTACGACATTTTTGCAGAACCAATAGCAAGTTACATTTCACGGATGATTTCAAGTTTTGATTAATTGATTTATTCATGAATTGGGTAATCAGATTATAGGTACGTAGTCAAAAGGCATTATCTTTATTACATTCCATTATGAGATTGAGAATAAAAGTTACTGGCAAAGAGCGTCAAATCATGTAATTTGAGAAAATAGACCACCCACCCACACCTATATTAAGCTAAAACACGCTCCGTGAGTGAAGTATTAAAGGCATTAAATgttataacaaaaatatatgACAAAAAAGCAAAAGATAAATTATATTCGCAAAATCGTTATACTGTAGCTAGCAACACTCGTTGCTCAAAGTGTTGTGTGCCAAACTTACAGAGCTAAAAAAACTAAATCAAGTGTCATATTTCGTGGTGACGTTATTATACGTCAAATTGAAAAAAACATTGATCGATGGAGTGGTGTTGGTTCTTTTGGGTTTATTTTGCGAATTTTACTTAAAATGAAAACTAATTCGGCTATTTAAAGAAAAGCGACAAAATGGCAGAGAGCAACGTCGTTATTAAAAAGGAAATCGAGGACGACGAGCCGTCCCCTTCGTACTGTGACACAGAATTAAATAGTGTCCCAAATTCCGCGAACTATTATGAAAGATCTACCGAATTTGTTAAAATTGAGAGAAGCTATAGCCCTTTAAggtaaatatgtttatttgtcCAAAACAGCTACGACATTTCTTATCCCTActtccttactaatattatagcgaaagtaactgtcttgTATGTtgttacgctttcacgcctaaaccactgaaccgattttgatgaaatttggtatagaggtCACTGTGGGCCGTAATGCCCCAGATCTcgccataataaaattatgaagaaaatgggatagtcccgagaaaggacataataaggaaaaattgttaCTAATCCCTACTAACAGACTATGGATGAaagtctgaaataaattatttattatttcttaggcttttttttactcgaagtccATAAGTTCTTCGGTATAACGTTAACTCATGGGCTCATGCCAAGTGAGTTACGTGTTCAGTGTTGATTGcggattatttattattattattaaggtagTTTTATCCCTGCTTTTGAAATAGGGACGCGTACTTTAATGTTTTCGAATGTCCCAATAACtctttttctgtgacagacaaaatttgaAGCAGAATAGAAGCTAGTTTGGTATAAAAAGTATCCCTAAAAAGTGAAAACTTTTGAAATTGATAGTTTTGCAAAAAATAGTTATTTTCATCAGTTTTATATGGTACCTACAAGTACATAAAACTCTAGGCTGTTACTTTATGAACATGAAAATACCTACCATATTTATTGACTACTGTTGACTGCTATTAATCaaactttattataaaaaaaccggccaagtgtgtgtcggactcacgcacaaagggttccgtaccattgatttatgaaattaaagttattattttttaatttaagttatttgtatgagagactagctgacccggcgaacttcgtaccgccttagcgtagagattttcttaatatttttttccgtaagaaccatccttggacttccacaaacattttaaaaaaagaattatcgaaatcggttcagccgttcacacgtgatgccgtgacaacgcgaaacgggtttcatttttatatatatagattacgcggtaataagcggtttacgatttacgaggtattaaaaaaaaactacttactagatctcgttcaaaacaattatcgttggtagtttttatagtaatgtacatcatattatgtttttttagatttttcattttcttattttagaagttagagggggggaccaacttttttccactttggaagcgtctgtcacgcaaactattcggtttagaaaaaaaatattttagaaacctctatatcatttttgaagacctatccatagatacacgtatgtttgatgaaaaaaaaatttttgagtttcagttctaagtatgaggagcccccaatatttattattattatttttttatttttgcatcaaaatcttaatgcggttcacagaatacatctacttactaagtttcaacagtatagctcttatagttgcggtaaaaaatggctgtgacatacggacggacagacagacatgacgaatctataagggttccgttttttgccatttggctacggaaccctaaaaaatatgttttcaagCAGTTTTAAATACTGTTTCCACcattaccatcatcatcatctcagccataggacatccactgctgaacataggcctccaccaatattattataagtaaagtaCTTACTTGTCCCGAAGCAAAGGTAGGGTTaaaactgggacgtgtaaaagtgctttttaaaagcctatttgcaaaaataaataagttttaacaTAATAAACCTCTTTCTAAACTAAATTTCCTGTCCCCTACCACATCTAACGTTAATATTTTCACCCGTTCCAGGCAAATCAAAGACGAGCCCCTAGACTTGACCCCTGAGCGACCCCCGGCGTGCCGCCCGGACAGCCCGCAGGAACCGGACAGCACCACGGACACCATCAAGACGGAGGAACGGACACAGTGCACTCAGATAGAGTTGGAGCTGATACCTGAGGATTGTCATAGTCAAGTATGTATGTTCGATCAGTGAAATATTAAGAATTAACTTTCCAACTTGGCTTCGTAtggttgcaatggaatttccTAGCTTTTCTCTTTAATAAtatgcatattttttataaatcttcctcttgaatcactatctattaaaaataccgcatcaaaatccgtttcgtagttttaaagatctaagcgtacatagggacagacagacaggaaagcgactttgttttcaATATGTTAATATCGGGACgtgtaagtgctttttaaaagcctacttgcaaaaataaatgagttttatgggtttttatgagtttttaatgtAGTGATTAGAGgcaaaaatttagatttttcaaaggtttttcaaaatcaaaaattccTATTTCTGGACAGattttgcctggcccattcctattttatttggggtcggcccgacgcgtcatgcgtctccaggcggctcggtcctgggtTGTCTTACTGTTAACTTGGGCTTCTTTAAGGTCGTTGATTACGGACATCCATGTAATTCGGGGTCTTCCCCGTTCGCGGGGCTTAGTTTGGATGTCTAGCACTTTTCTGGCTTATTTCTGGACAGATAGTAGTTGAAAATTATCAATTGCTCTTTAAGGAACCTTTGCATTTTagacaaaaatgtatggaattgAAACCTAGCACACATCCGTTTATAtgcaatattatattattttctatctatagtctggtccggggagcacgtagaattttgtccaatgaccccaagctacccatccttatcgctcgcgcgtaattatgttgctgtcgcgctcgcacactcactgcgggcgctcgtcgcacagtcacagtcacattagacaaaattctacgtgctcacggaccagactataatctgtaaaatcttcaaaaagaggctgacaatagtgactgagtttcttgcgctgcttcttctcagcactggcccattttatGGGATGTGAAAGAGTGCTCTTTGGGAGcctattttcattaataaacaattttaattttctgttctttcaggAACAGCCCGAGAAATCGCAGATTAAACATTTATCGTCAGAAAAACAGCGAAGAAATGGTAAGATTTACCTACTCCTACTATCACAAAAGGTTAAACAGAGAGTTAAAAAAGATAAGTTACTTTAAAAGAACAATTTGacgtatttatattataatttcaAATCAGTTACTTAAGTATTGAAAAATACACATGAGAAACAATCCGCGTCTTCGTGAAAACGCCAGAAAAATAGCTTCTGTGAATAGTTCATTAACAACCGAATTTTTCATTCCAGAGTTGAAGCAAAAGTACGTCACTGACAACGGAAAATTCACCTGTCTGATTTGCCGAAAGATCTACATGACCAAAGCTAGCATCATTCGTCATCTGCTCTCCCACACAGACGAAGATTTCAAAAACCCACCCCACCCCCAAGACTTGATCTACAAGTGTGAATTATGCGGCAAAACGTTTAAAAGTTCAGCTAATTTAATGCAGCACAACTACATACATTTAGACAAAAAACTATTCAAGTGTGACCAGTGTGATCGCTCCTTCACTTTAAAATCGAACCTTATAAGGCACCAAGGGAAAAGCCAGTGCAAGTTGCCTGATACACCGCTGGTCTGTCATCTGTGCAACAAGAAGTTCCCCAAAGGATCGTTACTGACGAGTCATTTGAAAAAGCATTCAACGGAAAGGCCCTTCGGTTGTGACATGTGTGGAATGAATTTCAAGTACAAAAGCACTTTGATCCGGCATGTCCAACATCACAACGGATTTAAGCCGTTCTCTTGCAATATATGCAACAAAACGTTCACTCACTTCGGTCTGATTAAACCTCATATGAGAATGCACACTGGTGAGAAACCATATGCTTGTCCGGTGTGCTCCAAAAAGTTTTCTCACAAACACAATATGTTGAGGCATTCGGTGAGGCACGATAAAATTGTAAATCTAAACTGCCCGGTGTGCAATAAGGCATTTCCTAAAGAAAGCCGTCTGAAATACCATATGAGAACCCACATGGACATCAAGTGTTTCGCATGTGCTATTTGTCCAAAGAAATTCTCTCACAGACAGAACGTAATCAGACATTATTCAAGAAAACATCCAGATAAAATCTATGAGAGTGCAGAGACCGATGCAAGTGTGGCCCTCAAGTTGTGGAACGAAGtgaaaaacaacaaaatacctCTACCTACCTTAGATACGAACAAACGTAAAGTtagaatttataaaaataaagccGATCAAACTGACAATAATCATGATGTCAACGCAAATGAAGCAGAAGAAATATTGCCAGACGTAAAAAAGCCTGAGATTGCGTTCGAGGCGGTTAATATTAAGGAGGAATGCGAGACGGATAGTGAttgaacaaataataacaatagtCTACGTATGTACAAATAGTACtactttattatatttcccCTATTACTTTAAAAACTGTATTATGGCGATTATGGTTTGATCTtcatgaaaattgaaaaagttatttttcaaaaaccttagtgatattaatttattttattcaatgcagatattagtgattttttttctaCCCTATGTAAGTAAAAGTATTATAAACTATATTATAAAACGGGTGTAATGTTAACTAGTAGTGTTGCCGAACTGTCGATAAATACCGATAGCATATCGATACTACCGATattcttatattttttactatgaCACTACCCTATTCTATTGTACTCACTTATTCTTATAGTCAATGGCGTGAGTCACAGTGTCGCAGGATATTTGATCAGAAAGTAGacactacagggtgttaggtaaatgggtatatgagccgacactagcccatgttaacatggtcatataaatggtatggtgaagtcagaaatttgattatcatcattttattttttttaattttcatacattatttgatttgatttgatttacaaaataaattttataaaattcgatttgtattataccatttatatgaccatgttaacatgggctagtgtcggctcataattatacccatttacctaacaccctgtataggtttttgttataaaaatttaTGAAGGTAGATCAGCAGAGCGCttagtcacagaataagtaatagtacaggtacagaaggattactccgcaagacgatttaaataaatgcgagtcttgctacgacgcgatacagtggaattcagctcgcacagcactacgtacctacaattttattcacctacaagttttgtctctttctatcgcgtgcctctgaactcttcttacgctgttagggttgctgtctagtgaaaaaataattaatctacttatttataatgaggtacgtacctatgtaggtaagtacgcattcattatggaaaaccttgggagaggcctttgtccagcagtggacgtcatttggctgaaacgaacgaacgcattctgagcagtagtcatggtaggttaggttcctatactatcctaagaattattgattacctacatggccaacatacctttcagcatctttgggaagtgaaaaaaaagataaatccggtagatttcttttcgaatttaaacacccgaatgccgcacaataatatttctttctcaatttttaaataatacttcgatcatagaattaggtactacaacgcacatCAGCGTCcagacgggcgcgcgcgtgacactcgactgatataatacccgccggcggggcgcttcgctgtaggtaattatcggacgtaccgcgcggagtgagccaggcctggcttagtgtgagtttaaatcaaacgtcctcactagtgagcgcgtaaaaaatgacattaaatgtatgacgggttgtacagcgcccctagcggaaactttcaagaactaaaattttcatatatttttttaacacgctcgctagtgacgacgttaaagtttgatgtaa of Ostrinia nubilalis chromosome 29, ilOstNubi1.1, whole genome shotgun sequence contains these proteins:
- the LOC135085764 gene encoding zinc finger protein OZF-like, producing the protein MAESNVVIKKEIEDDEPSPSYCDTELNSVPNSANYYERSTEFVKIERSYSPLRQIKDEPLDLTPERPPACRPDSPQEPDSTTDTIKTEERTQCTQIELELIPEDCHSQEQPEKSQIKHLSSEKQRRNELKQKYVTDNGKFTCLICRKIYMTKASIIRHLLSHTDEDFKNPPHPQDLIYKCELCGKTFKSSANLMQHNYIHLDKKLFKCDQCDRSFTLKSNLIRHQGKSQCKLPDTPLVCHLCNKKFPKGSLLTSHLKKHSTERPFGCDMCGMNFKYKSTLIRHVQHHNGFKPFSCNICNKTFTHFGLIKPHMRMHTGEKPYACPVCSKKFSHKHNMLRHSVRHDKIVNLNCPVCNKAFPKESRLKYHMRTHMDIKCFACAICPKKFSHRQNVIRHYSRKHPDKIYESAETDASVALKLWNEVKNNKIPLPTLDTNKRKVRIYKNKADQTDNNHDVNANEAEEILPDVKKPEIAFEAVNIKEECETDSD